The Zonotrichia leucophrys gambelii isolate GWCS_2022_RI chromosome 20, RI_Zleu_2.0, whole genome shotgun sequence genome contains a region encoding:
- the LOC135456181 gene encoding uncharacterized protein LOC135456181 isoform X2 yields MSGKLYVLISWPDGSRVISMENIKEPRKPFHLYSVGEQVLARCPGFSGLYWGVVEGISEHKGILEKKLLEDRQLLEKLKEEPAVHSMMPSPPKKSRKTFPKWTPGNASRKHPSDRTCPAKPLLRVAEASLPHDASSSSILKDRRVLGSVAGSPRSLAAPPHPASAFTPPSSFITMAMPGPGTSQSEEDRAGPAARDYVALPMKRKSDGIFSPCQQQICLNSREEQKIDALQELDGFERAHKNFSPAEVERVEKMEQLERMVLDLQQDVLSLKKKVQRLESLSLQEEPHRQPCEVVELFNGYTKEQLKETIRFDQKISTACKTLLYKLFTSDYIQSHSITGRRGNTFREAKPMMDERCIKIIRVLLKQKFGDHLSDTVITEKIQNVQKALRQKFKTECL; encoded by the exons ATGTCAGGCAAGCTGTACGTGCTCATCAGCTGGCCCGACGGCAGCCGGGTCATCAGCATGGAGAACATCAAGGAGCCCCGCAAGCCCTTCCACCTCTACAGCGTGGGGGAGCAGGTCCTGGCCCGCTGCCCTGGCTTCAGTGGGCTCTACTGGGGTGTGGTGGAAGGCATCAGTG AGCATAAAGGTATTTTGGagaagaagctgctggaagatCGACAGCTCCTGGAGAAGCTAA AAGAAGAACCAGCCGTCCACAGCATGATGCCgtccccaccaaaaaaatccaggaaaaccTTTCCAAAATGGACCCCAGGGAATGCATCCAGGAAACaccccagtgacaggacctgtcCTGCAAAGCCTCTGCTGAGGGTGGCTGAGGCCAGCCTGCCCCAcgatgccagcagctcctccatcctCAAGGACAGGCGTGTCCTGGGAAGCGTGGCAGGGAGCCCCCGCTCGCTGGCAGCTCCCCCACACCCAGCCAGTGCCTTCACCCCTCCATCCTCCTTCATCACCATGGCCATGCCAGGGCCAGGCACTTCCCAGAGTGAAGAGGACAGGGCTGGTCCAGCTGCAAGAG ATTATGTTGCCCTACCAATGAAGAGGAAGTCAGATGGCATCTTTTCCCCGTGCCAGCAGCAGATCTGTCTGAACAG CCGTGAGGAGCAAAAGATTGATGCTTTGCAAGAGTTGGATGGCTTTGAGAGGGCTCACAAAAATTTCAGTCCTGCTGAGGTGGAAAG GGTGGAGAagatggagcagctggaaaggaTGGTGCTGGACCTCCAGCAGGACGTCCTCTCTCTGAAGAAGAAGGTGCAGAGGCTGGaatccctgtccctccaggagGAGCCCCACCGACAGCCATGTGAGGTGGTGGAGCTCTTCAACGGCTACaccaaggagcagctgaaagaGACCATCAGGTTTGACCAGAAAATCAGCACAGCCTGCAAGACTCTGCTCTACAAGCTCTTCACCTCTGACTACATCCAGAGCCACTCCATCACGGGGCGTAGGGGCAACACCTTCCGCGAGGCGAAGCCCATGATGGACGAACGCTGCATCAAAATCATCAGGGTGCTGCTGAAGCAGAAGTTTGGGGATCACCTCAGTGACACTGTGATCACAGAGAAGATCCAGAACGTGCAGAAAGCCCTGAGGCAGAAGTTTAAGACAGAGTGTCTCTGA
- the LOC135456181 gene encoding uncharacterized protein LOC135456181 isoform X1 has product MSGKLYVLISWPDGSRVISMENIKEPRKPFHLYSVGEQVLARCPGFSGLYWGVVEGISEHKGILEKKLLEDRQLLEKLKEEPAVHSMMPSPPKKSRKTFPKWTPGNASRKHPSDRTCPAKPLLRVAEASLPHDASSSSILKDRRVLGSVAGSPRSLAAPPHPASAFTPPSSFITMAMPGPGTSQSEEDRAGPAARADYVALPMKRKSDGIFSPCQQQICLNSREEQKIDALQELDGFERAHKNFSPAEVERVEKMEQLERMVLDLQQDVLSLKKKVQRLESLSLQEEPHRQPCEVVELFNGYTKEQLKETIRFDQKISTACKTLLYKLFTSDYIQSHSITGRRGNTFREAKPMMDERCIKIIRVLLKQKFGDHLSDTVITEKIQNVQKALRQKFKTECL; this is encoded by the exons ATGTCAGGCAAGCTGTACGTGCTCATCAGCTGGCCCGACGGCAGCCGGGTCATCAGCATGGAGAACATCAAGGAGCCCCGCAAGCCCTTCCACCTCTACAGCGTGGGGGAGCAGGTCCTGGCCCGCTGCCCTGGCTTCAGTGGGCTCTACTGGGGTGTGGTGGAAGGCATCAGTG AGCATAAAGGTATTTTGGagaagaagctgctggaagatCGACAGCTCCTGGAGAAGCTAA AAGAAGAACCAGCCGTCCACAGCATGATGCCgtccccaccaaaaaaatccaggaaaaccTTTCCAAAATGGACCCCAGGGAATGCATCCAGGAAACaccccagtgacaggacctgtcCTGCAAAGCCTCTGCTGAGGGTGGCTGAGGCCAGCCTGCCCCAcgatgccagcagctcctccatcctCAAGGACAGGCGTGTCCTGGGAAGCGTGGCAGGGAGCCCCCGCTCGCTGGCAGCTCCCCCACACCCAGCCAGTGCCTTCACCCCTCCATCCTCCTTCATCACCATGGCCATGCCAGGGCCAGGCACTTCCCAGAGTGAAGAGGACAGGGCTGGTCCAGCTGCAAGAG CAGATTATGTTGCCCTACCAATGAAGAGGAAGTCAGATGGCATCTTTTCCCCGTGCCAGCAGCAGATCTGTCTGAACAG CCGTGAGGAGCAAAAGATTGATGCTTTGCAAGAGTTGGATGGCTTTGAGAGGGCTCACAAAAATTTCAGTCCTGCTGAGGTGGAAAG GGTGGAGAagatggagcagctggaaaggaTGGTGCTGGACCTCCAGCAGGACGTCCTCTCTCTGAAGAAGAAGGTGCAGAGGCTGGaatccctgtccctccaggagGAGCCCCACCGACAGCCATGTGAGGTGGTGGAGCTCTTCAACGGCTACaccaaggagcagctgaaagaGACCATCAGGTTTGACCAGAAAATCAGCACAGCCTGCAAGACTCTGCTCTACAAGCTCTTCACCTCTGACTACATCCAGAGCCACTCCATCACGGGGCGTAGGGGCAACACCTTCCGCGAGGCGAAGCCCATGATGGACGAACGCTGCATCAAAATCATCAGGGTGCTGCTGAAGCAGAAGTTTGGGGATCACCTCAGTGACACTGTGATCACAGAGAAGATCCAGAACGTGCAGAAAGCCCTGAGGCAGAAGTTTAAGACAGAGTGTCTCTGA
- the LOC135456181 gene encoding uncharacterized protein LOC135456181 isoform X3 produces the protein MSGKLYVLISWPDGSRVISMENIKEPRKPFHLYSVGEQVLARCPGFSGLYWGVVEGISEHKGILEKKLLEDRQLLEKLKEEPAVHSMMPSPPKKSRKTFPKWTPGNASRKHPSDRTCPAKPLLRVAEASLPHDASSSSILKDRRVLGSVAGSPRSLAAPPHPASAFTPPSSFITMAMPGPGTSQSEEDRAGPAARADYVALPMKRKSDGIFSPCQQQICLNRVEKMEQLERMVLDLQQDVLSLKKKVQRLESLSLQEEPHRQPCEVVELFNGYTKEQLKETIRFDQKISTACKTLLYKLFTSDYIQSHSITGRRGNTFREAKPMMDERCIKIIRVLLKQKFGDHLSDTVITEKIQNVQKALRQKFKTECL, from the exons ATGTCAGGCAAGCTGTACGTGCTCATCAGCTGGCCCGACGGCAGCCGGGTCATCAGCATGGAGAACATCAAGGAGCCCCGCAAGCCCTTCCACCTCTACAGCGTGGGGGAGCAGGTCCTGGCCCGCTGCCCTGGCTTCAGTGGGCTCTACTGGGGTGTGGTGGAAGGCATCAGTG AGCATAAAGGTATTTTGGagaagaagctgctggaagatCGACAGCTCCTGGAGAAGCTAA AAGAAGAACCAGCCGTCCACAGCATGATGCCgtccccaccaaaaaaatccaggaaaaccTTTCCAAAATGGACCCCAGGGAATGCATCCAGGAAACaccccagtgacaggacctgtcCTGCAAAGCCTCTGCTGAGGGTGGCTGAGGCCAGCCTGCCCCAcgatgccagcagctcctccatcctCAAGGACAGGCGTGTCCTGGGAAGCGTGGCAGGGAGCCCCCGCTCGCTGGCAGCTCCCCCACACCCAGCCAGTGCCTTCACCCCTCCATCCTCCTTCATCACCATGGCCATGCCAGGGCCAGGCACTTCCCAGAGTGAAGAGGACAGGGCTGGTCCAGCTGCAAGAG CAGATTATGTTGCCCTACCAATGAAGAGGAAGTCAGATGGCATCTTTTCCCCGTGCCAGCAGCAGATCTGTCTGAACAG GGTGGAGAagatggagcagctggaaaggaTGGTGCTGGACCTCCAGCAGGACGTCCTCTCTCTGAAGAAGAAGGTGCAGAGGCTGGaatccctgtccctccaggagGAGCCCCACCGACAGCCATGTGAGGTGGTGGAGCTCTTCAACGGCTACaccaaggagcagctgaaagaGACCATCAGGTTTGACCAGAAAATCAGCACAGCCTGCAAGACTCTGCTCTACAAGCTCTTCACCTCTGACTACATCCAGAGCCACTCCATCACGGGGCGTAGGGGCAACACCTTCCGCGAGGCGAAGCCCATGATGGACGAACGCTGCATCAAAATCATCAGGGTGCTGCTGAAGCAGAAGTTTGGGGATCACCTCAGTGACACTGTGATCACAGAGAAGATCCAGAACGTGCAGAAAGCCCTGAGGCAGAAGTTTAAGACAGAGTGTCTCTGA